A stretch of DNA from Thunnus thynnus chromosome 16, fThuThy2.1, whole genome shotgun sequence:
cttaaagagacaggcctgtttcagacagaagctgaactgaggggctgcataaagagccagcatatgataaataaagagttttttaataaaaactgtaaatcatacccaagaatataaacatacacCTGGAAATGGATACCTACCTGACGAGACTCTGGCTTGCCGTATCGTAGGTTTGTGACGAAATGTTCACAGTTGTCAGTGAACAGACAGTAGGGCATCTGTCGACCCACCAACCTACACGCCTCCCTCACGATGACGTGGCGTTCACGAGCCTCGTACTCATCATCCAGGAGGTTGTTGACATTGTAACTGTCGGAGCCGACCAATTCCCATATCTTCTGACGTTTCACCTCTGCTACGCCGCTGTCCAGGAACCTCATCAGGGTACCGAAAGACTCTGA
This window harbors:
- the LOC137200191 gene encoding phospholipase A and acyltransferase 4-like, coding for MAPTLFDNPAKPGDLIEIDRGTFKHWAVYIGGNEVVHLMPLNADNDSESFGTLMRFLDSGVAEVKRQKIWELVGSDSYNVNNLLDDEYEARERHVIVREACRLVGRQMPYCLFTDNCEHFVTNLRYGKPESRQVKTAAVIAGVATAGVAIAALGAVLFSSLLKDDDKKRRHHK